In one window of Lampris incognitus isolate fLamInc1 chromosome 3, fLamInc1.hap2, whole genome shotgun sequence DNA:
- the slc26a4 gene encoding pendrin: MDSFLPENQYRVSRAIYSNTTFEDDHERQTREEKTVMERLKHKCGSCSGRQTLEMLNGVFPVIDWLSRYPVREWLPSDVISGISTGLVCSLQGMAYALLVSVAPIYGLYSAFFPILTYFLLGTSRHISVGPFPVTCQMVGSVVLTLVPENHFLPAVNKTMDVNGTAAGGLKVDTVAMETQRIMVASTMTVLAGIFQVLMGLLHVGFLVRYLSDPLVGGFTTAAAFHVLVSQLKIVLSVPTSNHNGLFSVFYTLIDVFTNIRQTNMADLVAGVVTVVIVMVVKEINTKFQHRIPVPIPIEVIVTVAAVGISYAMDLESCYGASIVRTIPRGFVAPRPPNTSLWFDILSSSFSTAVVGYAVAISVAKVYAAKHDYIINGNQELIAFGFSNVFCGCFSSFMASTALSRTAVQESTGGKSQVAGVVSALMVMIVILALGNLLEPLQKSVLAAIVIANLKGMFLQVAQVPQLWTHNRADCFIWLATCLASVVLGLDIGLLAGLVFEMGTVVVRTQFPTCSTLGNVPGTNIYRNLKDYRHISEIPGVKIFKCNSPIYFANTDYFKEQLTAAVGFDAVKVFKKRCKALKKIYKLIKKRQLKVTETGAVISEVDLGMENKAFEKERDLGQSGYGDWASPEVAVHVDWASELPVKVTVPKVHIQSLVLDFSAVSFLDVVAVKCLRLIIKEFLRIGVNVYIASCDDEIVLKMEALAFFDETVTRDILFVSVHDAILFINLETAKVNTGGASVERLSVLPDSKETPPFVEEEDLIETYDNQQGAIHGLSN; this comes from the exons ATGGATTCCTTCCTCCCAGAGAATCAATACAGAGTTTCCAGAGCCATTTACTCTAATACCACATTTGAGGACGACCATGAAAGACAGACCCGCGAGGAAAAGACTGTCATGGAAAGGCTCAAGCACAAGTGTgggag CTGTTCAGGTAGGCAGACCCTCGAGATGCTGAACGGAGTCTTTCCTGTGATTGATTGGCTCTCCAGATACCCAGTCAGAGAATGGCTTCCTAGTGACGTCATCTCCGGCATCAGCACTGGTCTGGTTTGCAGTTTACAAG GTATGGCCTATGCTCTGTTGGTGTCAGTGGCTCCAATCTATGGACTCTACTCAGCTTTCTTCCCCATCCTCACTTACTTCCTCCTGGGTACCTCTCGACACATTTCTGTGG gCCCGTTCCCTGTCACCTGTCAGATGGTGGGCTCTGTGGTGTTAACCCTCGTCCCCGAGAACCACTTCCTGCCTGCTGTGAACAAAACCATGGATGTAAACGGAACAGCCGCCGGTGGGCTAAAGGTAGATACGGTGGCCATGGAGACTCAGAGAATCATGGTAGCCTCCACCATGACCGTACTGGCTGGGATTTTTCAG GTGCTGATGGGATTGCTCCATGTCGGCTTCCTGGTGCGTTACCTGTCAGACCCATTGGTAGGAGGCTTCACCACAGCGGCTGCCTTCCATGTCCTTGTCTCCCAGCTGAAAATTGTGCTGTCGGTCCCCACCAGTAATCACAACGGGCTGTTCTCTGTCTTTTAT ACGCTGATCGATGTTTTCACCAACATCAGACAAACCAACATGGCCGACCTGGTGGCCGGCGTAGTCACAGTTGTCATTGTGATGGTCGTCAAGGAGATCAACACTAAATTCCAGCACAGGATTCCGGTGCCCATCCCCATCGAAGTCATTGTG ACGGTGGCTGCGGTGGGGATTTCATACGCCATGGATCTGGAGTCTTGCTACGGCGCCAGCATTGTCCGCACCATCCCCAGGGG GTTTGTTGCCCCTCGTCCTCCGAACACGTCGCTGTGGTTTGACATTCTGAGCTCCAGTTTCTCCACCGCGGTGGTGGGCTACGCTGTGGCCATCTCCGTGGCCAAGGTCTACGCTGCTAAACACGACTACATCATCAATGgcaatcag gAGCTGATAGCGTTTGGCTTCAGTAACGTCTTCTGTGGCTGCTTCTCCAGTTTCATGGCCAGCACTGCTCTGTCGCGCACGGCTGTACAGGAGAGCACGGGAGGCAAGAgtcag gtggctggtgtcgtCTCTGCCCtgatggtgatgattgtgatCCTGGCTCTGGGAAACCTCTTAGAGCCTCTACAGAAG TCGGTGCTGGCGGCCATTGTCATCGCTAACCTGAAAGGAATGTTCCTGCAGGTGGCACAGGTGCCACAACTCTGGACACACAACAGAGCCGACTGT TTTATCTGGCTGGCGACATGCCTGGCGTCAGTGGTGCTGGGCTTGGACATCGGGCTGTTGGCTGGCCTGGTGTTTGAGATGGGAACCGTGGTGGTCAGGACTCAGTT tcCTACGTGCTCCACGCTCGGCAATGTCCCTGGCACCAACATTTACAGAAACCTGAAAGACTACAGACAT atttctgAAATTCCAGGGGTTAAGATTTTCAAGTGCAATTCTCCCATCTACTTCGCCAACACTGACTACTTCAAAGAGCAGCTGACGGCCGCG GTGGGGTTTGATGCTGTCAAAGTGTTTAAAAAGAGATGCAAAGCTCTGAAGAAGATCTACAAGCTCATTAAAAAACGCCAGCTGAAGGTGACGGAG ACGGGAGCAGTCATCTCTGAGGTGGATCTGGGCATGGAGAACAAAGCATTTGAAAAGGAGCGGGACTTGGGACAGTCTGGATATGGGGATTGGGCCTCACCAGAGGTGGCAGTGCATGTGGATTGGGCCTCGGAGCTGCCGGTCAAGGTCACGGTGCCAAAGGTCCACATCCAAAGCCTCGTTCTGGACTTCTCAGCTGTTTCCTTCCTGGACGTGGTGGCGGTGAAATGTCTAAGACTG ATCATCAAAGAATTCTTGCGCATCGGAGTCAACGTTTACATTGCAAGCTGTGATG ATGAAATCGTGCTGAAAATGGAGGCCTTGGCCTTCTTTGACGAGACCGTGACGCGAGACATCCTCTTTGTCTCCGTCCATGATGCCATCCTCTTCATCAACCTCGAGACGGCCAAAGTGAACACGGGAGGCGCCTCGGTGGAAAGG CTTTCTGTGCTGCCGGACAGTAAGGAGACACCGCCTTTTGTGGAGGAAGAGGACCTGATTGAAACATATGATAACCAGCAAGGG GCAATCCACGGACTTTCCAACTGA